Within Pseudomonas brassicacearum, the genomic segment GTCATCGAAACGGCGCAGACCCTGCTGTTGAGCAGGCTCAATCACCGCTATCTGCTTCAGGTCCAGCAGCACTATCATGTGTTGGAGCTGGTGCCCGGCCAGGTCAATCACGTGGCACTGGGCAGCCTGTCGGCGCTGGTGGATTACCTGGGCGAGGATCTGACGGCCTACAGCCCCTTGCACCTGGACCCGATGGCCCTGGAAGACCACGACCTGGCGCTGATCCTGCCCATGGGCCAGCCCGAGTGCATCCAGGTGTTCTACCGCGTCGACGAAGACGAAGCCGATCTGTACGTGCTCGATGAATTCAACGCGCTGTGGCAACAACACGTGCCTTATCACGACGAACAAAGCCTGCTGGTGCCGCTGCAACGCTTTCTGCAATCGGTGCTGTACCGTCGCGACGCCCTGCTGCCGCTGGATGCCGCCCAGCCGCTGACCCTGGAAACCCTGTACTACCAGTTATTGCCCTCCGGCAGCGGCCGGGCGCGACGGGTCGAAGCGCGGCAAGCCCCGCAGATGCTGGTCAACAAGCCGTTCTATGACGTTCAGGCGATCATCGGCAAAGCGGCGCACGGGCAGGTGCACGTCACCCTGTACTGCGATCAGCAGGAGTTTTCCGAACTGGAGCATGGCGACCAACTGTTTCGCGTAGTCGCCAGGGAGATCGTCCAACAGCGCCGCGAAGCCCAGCGCTATCGCTGCTACATCACCGACCTGGACCTCTCGGGCCTGGTGGGCGACGGGGCCTGTTCAAGCAATTTGTACCTGCGCTACAAGGCCGACCTGGAACGAGCCCTGAACGAGGCGCTGGCGTTGGTCTGAAGCCCCCAGGCACTCAGAGGTGGAAATCACCGCCTGCTTCAGGCTGGTATTCGACAGCCAGCAACGTCAGCTTCAACGTCTTGCCACCCGGGGCCGGCCAGTCGATGTGCTGGCCGACCTTCAGGCCCAGCAACGCACTGCCCACGGGTGCCAGGATCGAGATACGGCCTTCGTCGGCGTTCGCGTCCTGTGGATAAACCAATGTCAGGTGATAGTCCTTGCCGCTGCTTTCTTCGCGACAGTGCACGCGCGAGTTCATGGTCACGACGTCGACAGGCACTTCTTCGTGACCCACCACGTTCTCGGCGCGATCCAGTTCGGTTTGCAGCGCAATCACGCCCGGCAGCGTTTCATCAAGGCTGTCGATCAGGCGTTCCAGACGCTGTACGTCCAGACGGGTAAGGGTGATGGAAGGTGCGGTCATGGTCCTGGCAGACTCCTTTCTTCTGCACAAAAAAAGCAAAACCCCGCCACAAAAAGGCGGGGTTTTCACGGGCCTCGATAGGTTGAGGCGTAACCGGACACTATCAGTAGGAGCTGACGAGTGCAACGAGGCTGCGATCTTGCCCCGGGCTGTAGGAGCTGACGAGCGCAGCGAGGCTGCGATCTTGACTCGGGCAATTGGGTCTTAAGCGAAAGCCCCAAGATCAAGATCAAAAGATCGCAGTCTTCGGCAGCTCCTACAAGGATCTGCGCTTGAGCGCCTCGGCACAGATGACCCGCCGCCGCTCGTCGTCGGCCGAGCGCCATTGGCGGATATCTTCCACGTGGCGCGAACAACCGAGGCAGACTTTCTGTTCATCCAGCTTGCACACGCCGGTACACGGCGACGGCACGGCCGGGCTGACGTTGCTGTAGAGCGGCTTGGGTGGCCGTTGCGCGGCGGTCTGGCTCACGCGCTCACAAGCCTTCGAAATCGAGTTCCACGTCAGCCTGCTGCTTGACGATGCGCTCGAGCATCTCGCCCAATTGTTCTTCGCTCTTGTCGCACATCCAGCGTTCGCTTTCCTCGTCGTAGTCGAAGTGAAAGCCACCGGAGACCGCCGCCAGCCACAACTGCCGCAACGGCTCCTGGCGACTGAAAATCAACTGGCTGCCGTTCTCGAACTTGACGGTGAGTACACCGGCGGAGCTTTCCAGGTCGATGTCCAGCTCACTCTCGTCGAACACATCCTCCAGCGTTTGCTGGGTCGCATCGACCAGATCGTGGAAACGGGCTTCAGTCAAACTCATTGCGGCAACCTCGAAAATGTCTGCTCATGCTCAAGCGCCGCAAGATACGGACGCTTCCCGGCGATTGCAAAGGATAACCCACTGACGACAACCAGCGCCGCCGGACGGGCGCCCCGTTGCATAGGCAAGCTGACGGGTGGCCGGTATACTCCGGCGCAATTAAAGCATTTTCAAGGATTTCGCCATGAAGCGCCTGATCTCTTCCCTTGCTGCGCTCGTCGCGGTTGCCTGCCTCGTGACAGCCTGTGGTCAAAAAGGTCCGCTGTATCTGCCTGATGACAGCAAGTCCCCTGAAGAACAGGCCAAGTCGTCGCAAGCCAAATCCCACTCGCACGACACCCACACCACCACCTACTAAGGGAACGCCATGGACGCTTTTAACTACCGTGGCGGGGAGCTGTTCGCGGAAGGGGTTGCCCTGTCCGCGATCGCCGAACGTTTCGGCACGCCGACCTATGTCTATTCCCGCGCCCACATCGAAGCCCAGTACCGGACGTTCGCCGATGCCCTCGAGGGCATGCCGCACCTGGTGTGTTTCGCTGTAAAAGCCAACTCCAACCTGGGTGTGCTCAATGTCCTGGCGCGCCTGGGCGCCGGTTTCGACATCGTCTCCGGCGGCGAACTCGAACGCGTATTGGCTGCTGGCGGCAGCGCCGACAAGATCGTGTTCTCCGGCGTCGGCAAGACCCGTGAAGACATGCGCCGCGCCCTGGAAGTTGGCGTGCACTGCTTCAACATCGAATCCACCGACGAGCTGGAGCGCCTGCAAATCGTCGCCGCCGAGCTGGGTGTCCGCGCGCCGATCTCCCTGCGCGTGAACCCGGACGTCGACGCTGGCACCCACCCGTACATTTCCACCGGCCTGAAGGAAAACAAGTTCGGCATCGCCATTGCCGACGCCGAAGACGTGTACGTGCGCGCCGCCCAACTGCCGAACCTGGAAGTGCTGGGCGTCGATTGCCACATCGGCTCGCAACTGACCACCCTGGAGCCGTTCATCGATGCCCTCGACCGCTTGCTGGCGCTGGTCGATCGCCTCGGCGACTGTGGCATCTACCTGAGCCACATCGATCTCGGTGGCGGTGTCGGCGTGCGCTATCGCGATGAAGAGCCACCGCTGGTGGCCGACTACATCAAGGCCGTGCGCGAGCGCCTCGAAGGCCGTGAACTGGCGCTGATGTTCGAGCCGGGCCGCTACATCGTCGCCAATGCCGGCGTACTGCTGACCCAGGTCGAGTACCTCAAGCACACCGAGCACAAGGATTTCGCCATCGTCGATGCAGCAATGAACGACCTGATCCGCCCGGCGCTGTACCAGGCCTGGATGGACGTCACCGCCGTGCGCCCTCGCGATACCGCTGCGCGCAGCTACGACATCGTCGGGCCGATCTGCGAAACCGGTGACTTCCTGGCCAAGGGTCGGGAGCTGGCACTGGAAGAAGGCGATCTGCTGGCCGTGCATTCGGCCGGTGCCTACGGGTTTGTCATGAGTTCCAACTACAACACTCGCGGCCGTTGCGCCGAGGTGCTGGTGGACGGTGATCAGGCATTCGAAGTGCGTCGCCGCGAGACGGTAGCCGAGTTGTTTGCCGGCGAAAGCCTGCTGCCGGAGTAAAACCATGCTGCTGCGTTTTACCAAGATGCACGGCCTGGGCAATGACTTCATGGTCCTCGACCTGGTCAGCCAGCACGCGCATATCCTGCCCAAGCACGCCAAGCAATGGGGGGATCGGCACACCGGTGTCGGTTTTGACCAATTGTTGATCGTCGAGGCGCCCAATAACCCCGATGTGGATTTCCGTTACCGGATCTTCAACGCCGACGGCTCGGAAGTGGAGCAATGCGGCAATGGCGCGCGCTGCTTCGCCCGTTTCGTGCTGGACAAGCGCCTGACCGCCAAGCGGCAGATCCGCGTCGAGACCAAGAGCGGCATCATCGAACTGGATGTGCGCAGCGACGGCCAGATCGGCGTCAACATGGGCGCTCCGCGCCTGGTTCCGGCAGAAATTCCGTTCCAAGCGCCGGCCCAGGCCTTGAGCTATCCGTTGGAAGTCGATGGCAACACGATGGAGCTGGCGGCGGTATCCATGGGCAACCCCCACGCGGTGCTGCGAGTGGCCGATATCAACAGTGCCCCGGTGCATGAGCTGGGGCCGAAAATCGAGCATCATCCGCGCTTCCCCGCGCGAGTGAACGTCGGTTTCCTGCAAGTCATCGACCGCCACCGCGCACAATTGCGCGTCTGGGAACGCGGCGCCGGGGAAACCCAGGCCTGCGGTACCGGCGCCTGTGCCGCCGCAGTCGCTGCGATCAGCCAGGGGTGGATGGATTCGCCGTTGTTGATCGATCTGCCCGGCGGGCGCCTGTCCATCGAATGGGCAGGCCCTGGTCAACCGGTGATGATGACCGGCCCGGCAGTACGCGTATACGAAGGACAAGTTCGTCTTTGAGTGAGCCAAACCCATGACCGACCAGCCACAGGTTCCAGCCCCACAGCCCGACGAATCCCCCAGCCTGCCAGAAGCCGCCGCCGTGGCGGCTTACCTGGAAGCTTATCCGGACTTCTTCGTCGAGCATGAAGAACTGCTTGCGACGATGCGCATCCCCCACCGGCGCGGCGATACCGTGTCGCTGGTGGAGCACCAGATGAAAATCCTGCGTGAGCGCAACATCGAAATGCGCCATCGTCTTTCGCACCTGATGGACGTGGCCCGGGACAACGACCGGCTGTTCGACAAGACCCGTCGGCTGATCCTGGCCCTGATGGACGCCAGCACCCTCGAAGACCTGGTCATGAGCGTCGAAGACAGCCTGCGCCAGGATTTCCAGGTGCCCTTTGTCAGCCTGATCCTGTTCGGCGACAACACCATGCCGGTGGGCCGCTGGGTGACCCACGCCGAAGCGCAGACGGCCATCGGCGGCCTGCTCACGGAAGACAAAAGCGTCAGCGGCAGCCTGCGCGAGCATGAGTTGGACTTCCTGTTCGGCGAAGAGCAGCGCAAGCAGATCGGCTCCACCGCCGTCGTCGCCATTGCCCATCAGGGCGTGCACGGCGTACTGGCTATCGCCAGTCGCGATCCGCAGCACTACAAGAGCTCGGTGGGCACGCTGTTTTTGAGCTACATCGCCGAAGTCACCGGCCGGGTGCTGCCACGGGTCGCCGGTTCGCTGCGCTCGGTACGCTGATGGAACGGCAACTGGACGCCTACTGCGAACACCTGCGCAGTGAGCGCCAGGTGTCGCCCCACACGTTGTCGGCCTATCGCCGCGACCTGGAAAAAGTGCTGGGCTGGTGCCAGAAGCAGAACATCGGCAGCTGGTCGGCCCTGGACATCCAACGCTTGCGCAGCCTCATTGCCCGCCTGCATCAACAGGGGCAATCCTCCCGCAGCCTGGCACGACTGTTGTCAGCGGTGCGCGGCCTGTATCACTACCTCAATCGCGAAGGCTTGTGCGATCACGATCCGGCCACCGGCCTGGCACCGCCCAAGGGCGAACGCCGATTGCCAAAGACCCTCGACACCGACCGCGCCCTGCAATTGCTTGAAGGTGCCGTCGAGGATGACTTCCTGGCACGGCGCGACCAGGCGATTCTCGAGCTGTTCTATTCTTCCGGCCTGCGGCTTTCAGAGCTGACAGGGCTGAACCTGGATCAACTGGACCTGGCCGATGGCATGGTCCAGGTGCTCGGCAAGGGCAGCAAGACCCGCCTGCTGCCCGTCGGCCGCAAGGCCCGTGAAGCCCTGGAGCAGTGGCTGCCGCTGCGGGCGCTGACCAACCCCGCCGACGACGCGGTCTTCGTCAGCCAACAGGGGCGGCGCCTCGGCCCGCGAGCGATCCAGTTGCGGGTCAAGGCCGCCGGCGAACGGGAGCTGGGACAGAACCTGCACCCACACATGCTCCGGCACTCCTTCGCCAGCCATCTGCTGGAATCCTCCCAGGACCTGCGCGCCGTTCAAGAGCTGCTGGGGCATTCGGACATCAAGACCACCCAGATCTACACCCACCTGGATTTCCAGCACCTGGCGACGGTCTATGACAGTGCCCATCCCAGGGCCAAACGCATCAAGGGCGACGAATCATGACCATCGAGTTGATCACTTTCGACCTGGACGACACCCTGTGGGACACCGCACCGGTGATCGCCAGCGCCGAAGCCGTACTCCGCCAATGGCTGACCGACAACGCACCGAACCTGGGCGGTCTGCCGGTGGAGCACCTTTTTTCGATTCGCGAACAAGTGCTGCGCGAGGAGCCTGGACTCAAGCACCGCATCAGCGCGCTGCGCCGGCGGGTGCTGTTTCGTGCCTTGCAGGACGCCGGCTACGACCAGTGGCAAGCCTCCGGGCTGGCAGACCAGGCCTTCGAGACGTTCCTGCATGCCCGTCATCAACTGGAGATCTTTCCCGAGGTGCAGCCCACCCTGGAGATCCTGGCCAATCATTTCGCCCTCGGTGTAGTCACCAATGGCAACGCCGACGTGCGACGCCTGGGGTTGGCGGACTATTTCAAGTTCGCCTTGTGCGCCGAAGACATCGGCATCGCCAAGCCTGACGCCCGGCTGTTCCACGAAGCCCTGCAACGCGGCGGCGCCACGGCGCAGACCGCCGTACACATTGGCGATCATCCGGGCGACGATATCGCCGGCGCCCAACAGGCCGGCCTGCGCGCGGTATGGTTCAACCCGACAGGCAAGCCCTGGGATGCCGACCACGCGCCGGATGCGGAGATTCGCAGCCTGACCGAACTGCCGGGGTTATTGGCAGGGTGGCATGGCCAGCGCTGATCCCTACCCTGTAGCCACTACATCCCTCTGTGGGAGCGAGCTTGCTCGCGAAGACGGTCTCATACTCGACAAATGAGCTGACTGATAGACCGCTTTCGCGAGCAAGCCCGCTCCCACAGGGACTGCGCCGGGCCTGAAAATGGAATCGCGCCCATGAAAAAAGCCCGCAGCGACGGCGGGCTTTTTCAGCAAGCAATGAAGCCGGTACTCAGATTGGGCGGCTGCCGTACTTGTTGTCAGGCTTCTTGGGCGGATCAGCGACCACATTGGCCTCCACTTCCTGCACCTTACCGCCCCTGGCCAGGAATTCCTCCATGGCCTTGGCGAGCGCATCACGCTCCTTGTTCTTGGCCTCTACGCTCGGCAACTCGTCGACCGACACGGCCGCCTTGGCCTTGCCTTTGGCGGTAGGAACCGGAACATCGGCCCCATCGTCATCGGCAACGTCTTCCGCCGCCGCTTCAAGGCCTTCTTCGGCCTCGTCTTCGTCGCCTACTTCGAGGTCGTCGTTTTCCAGATCATCGTCGCTCATGTTCTACCTCATGACTTGCGAAAAGCAGATTAGTTATAGCCCAGCTTCGCCATCTGTTCGAAGGCTGCCAGAAAAAATTCAACATCCGCCGGCAACCAGCGGTTATGCCCCTTCACCGTACAAGGTGGCGAGGACTTTACGAGCACCGCCGTGATCACGGTGCTCGCCCAGATAAACACCTTGCCAGGTTCCCAATGCCAACCGTCCTGCCGTGACCGGCAGGCTGAGCTGGCAACCGAGCACGCTGGCCTTGAAGTGCGCCGGGAGGTCGTCCAGGCCTTCGTCGTTGTGCTCATAATCGGCGGTTCCTTGTGGGATCAGCCGATTGAAAAATCGTTCGAAGTCTCGACGTACCGCCGGATCGGCGTTCTCGTTGATGGTCAACGAGGCCGAGGTATGCTGCAGCCACAGATGCAACAGACCGACACGACACGCCTGGAGTTCAGGCAGGCCGGCAAGCAACTCGTCCGTCACCAGATGAAAGCCCCGAGGCCTTGCCCGCAGGGTTATCAGCGTCTGTTGCCACATACAGATCTCCGCACGTTCGGCGCGCATTCTAGCGCGCTCTGGGAAAAAACAAAGGGCCTAATATTCTTGCTTCGGTGTAAGCCTTTGGCGGTATAAAAACCTGTGTCGCATCCACAACAAAAGGCGTCGGAAAAACCGCTGCACCTTGTGAGCAATGACAAATTCCAGACAAAAAAATGCCCGGCGAACCGGGCATTTTTTATTGCGTGTGCTTACAGGTTGTAACCACGCTCGTTGTGCTGGGCCAGGTCCAGGCCCACGGCTTCTTCTTCCTCGGAGACACGCAGACCCATGACGGCGTCCAGGACCTTGAGGATGATGAAGGTGACGATCGCGGTATAGATCACCGTGAAACCCACGCCCTTGAATTGAATCCACACCTGCGCACCGATATCGGTCACGGTGCCGAAGCCACCCAGGGCTGGTGCTGCGAACACACCGGTCAGGATCGCGCCGAGGATACCGCCGATGCCGTGCACGCCGAAGGCGTCCAGGGAGTCGTCGTAGCCGAGTTTGCGCTTGAGGGTGGTGGCGCAGAAGAAGCACACCACGCCCGCTGCCAGGCCAATGACCAGGGCGCCCATTGGGCCCACGGTGCCGGCAGCCGGGGTGATGGCAACCAGGCCGGCCACCACGCCCGAGGCGATGCCCAGTGCGCTTGGCTTGCCATGGGTGATCCACTCGGCAAACATCCAGCCCAGCGCCGCCGCAGCGGTCGCGATCTGGGTCACCAGCATCGCCATGCCGGCGGTGCCGTTGGCCGCGATGGCGGAGCCGGCGTTGAAGCCGAACCAGCCGACCCACAGCATGGCCGCGCCCATCAGGGTGTAACCCAGGTTATGCGGCGCCATCGGAGTAGTCGGGAAGCCCTTGCGCTTGCCCAGTACCAGGCACGCCACCAGGCCAGCAATACCAGCGTTGATGTGCACCACGGTGCCGCCGGCGAAGTCCAGCACGCCCCAGTCCCACATCAGGCCGCCGTTGCCGGACCAGACCATGTGGGCAATCGGTGCATACACCAGGGTGAACCACACGGCCATGAAGATCAGCATGGCGGAGAACTTCATCCGCTCGGCAAACGCGCCGACGATCAGGGCCGGGGTGATGATGGCGAACGTCATCTGGAAGGTGATGAACACCGCTTCAGGGAACAGGCCAGTCAGGCTATCGGGCGTGAGGCCCGCCAGGAATGCCTTGTTCAGACCCCCGACGAACGAATTGAAGTTGACGACGCCCTGCTCCATCCCCGTGGTGTCGAACGCAATGCTGTAGCCGTAAATGACCCACAGAATGCTGATCAGACCGGTAATGGCAAAGCATTGCATCATCACCGAAAGAATGTTTTTCGACCGAACCATGCCGCCGTAGAACAGCGCCAGGCCGGGAATGGTCATGAACAGTACAAGAATCGTGGCCGTGAGCATCCAGGCGGTGTCGCCGGAGTTCAGGACTGGGGCTGCCGCTTCTTCTGCCATGGCCAGGCCAGGCATTGCGAAGGACAACAGGGCTCCTAGCCCTGCGAATTTACGCAGAGTCATATTGTTTTCTCCTGGGGCGTTGGGTTTGGCGGCCTAGATAGCGTCGGTATCGGTTTCGCCGGTACGGATGCGGATAGCCTGTTCCAGATTGACCACAAAGATCTTCCCGTCACCGATCTTGCCGGTGTTGGCGGCCTTGGTGATTGCCTCGATCACCCGATCAAGATCCTTGTCGTCAATGGCGACGTCGATCTTCACCTTGGGCAGGAAATCGACCACGTATTCCGCGCCGCGATACAGCTCGGTGTGACCTTTCTGCCGACCGAAGCCTTTGACCTCAGTAACGGTAATGCCCTGCACGCCGATCTCGGACAACGACTCGCGCACGTCGTCCAACTTGAACGGCTTGATGATGGCAGTGACTAGCTTCATGAAACTTTCTCCCGAATTGGTGGACTTGCCCCAGGAAAACAAACCCGACTCAAGTCTAAGCGCAGTGCCTGGCTTTGTAACGCATCGTCGGCCCAAGTTGCCCGACAGGTGCCAGTTAACCGATCCTGACGGAACTCCCCGTTCCGTCTGCTGCACTGCATTCGTCACAGCGACTGCATCAGTGCATGGGTCATCAGCCTCTAAGCAGAAACCTTGCCATCTGCACCCAAACCCTCTGATATCAGTCTCTTGGCCACCTGCTCGATGTGCGCCGCGCCATGAAGTGCAGCGATACGCACAACAACAGTGCAGCGACGTCCAGCACCATGCGCGAAAAGCGTGCATCCCTGGCTTGCGAATTGACTATAGACACTGCGTGATACACTGCCTGCCATTGTTTTCAGGACACCTGCCATGCTTGCGCCCAAAGACCTCCTCGACGCCCTGAGCGGCCACGCCTCCCGCCTCTTGAGTGGCGACACGCCGCTGCCCAAAAGCGAAATCGAAAGCCAGTTCAAGGCCCTGCTGCAAAGCGGCTTCAGCAAACTGGACCTGGTGAGCCGGGAAGAATTCGACAGCCAGATGGTTGTGCTGGCCCGGACCCGGGCGCGGCTCGAAAGCCTGGAGGCCAAGGTCGCGGAGTTGGAGGCGAAGGTAAATCCACCTACCGAATAACCTTCCTTGCAGGGGTGGCCGAAGGCTGCGATTTGCTGTCTCGCCCTATTGCCCCCCCTATTGCCGCGCAAAGTTGGCGTTCCCGTGTACAAGGCCGTGCGTATTCTAATGGTGCCGGGGAGGCCCCCCATCGCCCGTTCAAATGATCATGCCCGGCAGGCCTAAACCAAATACTTTCTAGTAGCCTATCGCCATTGCATTTTTACACCGCCGTGCTATACAACGCTGGTTAACGTGCTATTTGCTGTTGAACATCGGTTTACGATCATGCTTAAAACTACATGAAGACACGGCTAGTGGGCTAATATTCGTCAACCCTATAAGTCTGGTAGTACCTGGAACGTCAAAAAATTAAACACGGAGATTCAATGACTCTACCTGACGATTTTTCCCCTGATAAGTATTTAGAGTTACACCCCGATGTGCTTAAGGCAGGATTAAATCCAGCACTGCATTACTTGAAATTCGGCATACCGGAAGGACGAGCTTACAAGGGTGCCGCACGTTATATTGAAAAAAAATATAACCCATTACACCCAAAAATTGATGAAACCTATAATCACGATGGGTTGGCCTCCAGACACAACCATGACTTCATGATTGATCCCGCTTACAGGACCGCCTATGGTCGCGGCGTAGCTGCCGCGGGCATGGATTACAAATGGTTCTGGAGAGTTCATGTTGGGCTTTGGGCCGCGAGATCTGCTGCGAAACTCACAGGTGACTTCGTGGAGTGCGGTGTCAATCGTGGATTCTTAAGTTCCGCTATTATGCATGACTTGGACTGGAACAAGACCAACAGAGTCTTTTATCTCTTAGACACTTTTGCTGGCCTCGATGAGCGTTATCTATCAGATGAAGAACGGGAGGGTGGTGTGTCTGAGCGTAACCGCAGAGAGATAACCTCCGGTTTCTATACAACCAATCTCGAGTCAGTGAAAAAAAATTTTGCAGAGTGGCCAAGAGCAACCATTATTCAGGGCAGCATTCCGGACACGCTCCCCCAAATTGATTCGACCCGAATTGCATTCCTGCACATTGACTTGAACTGCACGATTCCTGAAGTGGCGGCCATTGATTACTTGTGGGATCGCTTGGTACCTAATGCGTTTATTTTGTTGGATGATTACGCCTACTTTGGCTATCAGCCGCAAAAAGAAGGCATGGATCAATGGGCAGAAAAAATGAATTTGTCGATTTTGAGTTTGCCTACCGGTCAAGGTCTCTTGATCAAGCCTTGAGCTCGTATGAGGGAGATACGTCCAAGCATATGAGTAACAAAACTCTCGGTATCTATTGAGCATTCAGGTAGCGGCGGTCCGAGAGACTGCCCTCCCTTATCCCTCCCCCGGCAACGTTTCCGACGCCAAGGTTAGAGTGAGGAAAAATTTTTCTACGCGTCATTCATTTGTAACATCCGGTCCATATTTGACGGCTGCATCCTCACGCTAACTCGCCATATCGCTACTACCCTTCCAGAACCGCAGGACGCGGTTTGCCCCCACCAAAGGAACTATCCATGTCTCTGGCCATTGTCCATAGCCGCGCCCAAGTGGGTGTGGAAGCGCCCGCCGTTACCGTTGAAGTCCATCTGGCCAATGGCTTGCCGTCACTGACGATGGTTGGCCTGCCGGAGGCGGCGGTGAAGGAAAGCAAGGATCGGGTGCGCAGCGCGATCATCAATTCGGGGCTGAACTTCCCGGCACGGCGTATCACCCTGAACCTGGCGCCAGCGGACCTGCCAAAGGACGGTGGGCGCTTCGACCTGGCCATCGCTTTGGGGATCCTGTCGGCCAGTGTGCAGGTGCCAACCCTGACGCTGGACGACGTGGAATGCCTCGGTGAGCTGGCATTGTCCGGCGCGGTGCGACCGGTGCGCGGGGTCTTGCCCGCGGCGCTGGCGGCGCGCAAGGCCGGGCGCATGCTGGTGGTGCCGCGGGCCAATGCCGAGGAAGCCTGCCTGGCCTCGGGGCTGAAGGTGATCGCCGTGGACCATCTGCTCGAAGCAGTGGCGCACTTCAATGGGCATACGCCGATCGGCCCTTTCGTTTCCAATGGGCTGCTCTCGGCCAGCAAACCCTACCCCGACCTGAATGAAGTACAAGGCCAGGTCGGGGCCAAGCGGGCCTTGCTGATTGCCGCCGCGGGGGCTCATAACCTGTTGTTCAGCGGGCCGCCGGGCACCGGCAAGACACTGC encodes:
- the lysA gene encoding diaminopimelate decarboxylase, with translation MDAFNYRGGELFAEGVALSAIAERFGTPTYVYSRAHIEAQYRTFADALEGMPHLVCFAVKANSNLGVLNVLARLGAGFDIVSGGELERVLAAGGSADKIVFSGVGKTREDMRRALEVGVHCFNIESTDELERLQIVAAELGVRAPISLRVNPDVDAGTHPYISTGLKENKFGIAIADAEDVYVRAAQLPNLEVLGVDCHIGSQLTTLEPFIDALDRLLALVDRLGDCGIYLSHIDLGGGVGVRYRDEEPPLVADYIKAVRERLEGRELALMFEPGRYIVANAGVLLTQVEYLKHTEHKDFAIVDAAMNDLIRPALYQAWMDVTAVRPRDTAARSYDIVGPICETGDFLAKGRELALEEGDLLAVHSAGAYGFVMSSNYNTRGRCAEVLVDGDQAFEVRRRETVAELFAGESLLPE
- a CDS encoding DUF1289 domain-containing protein; its protein translation is MSQTAAQRPPKPLYSNVSPAVPSPCTGVCKLDEQKVCLGCSRHVEDIRQWRSADDERRRVICAEALKRRSL
- a CDS encoding HAD family hydrolase, whose amino-acid sequence is MTIELITFDLDDTLWDTAPVIASAEAVLRQWLTDNAPNLGGLPVEHLFSIREQVLREEPGLKHRISALRRRVLFRALQDAGYDQWQASGLADQAFETFLHARHQLEIFPEVQPTLEILANHFALGVVTNGNADVRRLGLADYFKFALCAEDIGIAKPDARLFHEALQRGGATAQTAVHIGDHPGDDIAGAQQAGLRAVWFNPTGKPWDADHAPDAEIRSLTELPGLLAGWHGQR
- the lptM gene encoding LPS translocon maturation chaperone LptM, which gives rise to MKRLISSLAALVAVACLVTACGQKGPLYLPDDSKSPEEQAKSSQAKSHSHDTHTTTY
- the sutA gene encoding transcriptional regulator SutA encodes the protein MSDDDLENDDLEVGDEDEAEEGLEAAAEDVADDDGADVPVPTAKGKAKAAVSVDELPSVEAKNKERDALAKAMEEFLARGGKVQEVEANVVADPPKKPDNKYGSRPI
- the xerC gene encoding tyrosine recombinase XerC, which translates into the protein MERQLDAYCEHLRSERQVSPHTLSAYRRDLEKVLGWCQKQNIGSWSALDIQRLRSLIARLHQQGQSSRSLARLLSAVRGLYHYLNREGLCDHDPATGLAPPKGERRLPKTLDTDRALQLLEGAVEDDFLARRDQAILELFYSSGLRLSELTGLNLDQLDLADGMVQVLGKGSKTRLLPVGRKAREALEQWLPLRALTNPADDAVFVSQQGRRLGPRAIQLRVKAAGERELGQNLHPHMLRHSFASHLLESSQDLRAVQELLGHSDIKTTQIYTHLDFQHLATVYDSAHPRAKRIKGDES
- a CDS encoding ammonium transporter, with the translated sequence MTLRKFAGLGALLSFAMPGLAMAEEAAAPVLNSGDTAWMLTATILVLFMTIPGLALFYGGMVRSKNILSVMMQCFAITGLISILWVIYGYSIAFDTTGMEQGVVNFNSFVGGLNKAFLAGLTPDSLTGLFPEAVFITFQMTFAIITPALIVGAFAERMKFSAMLIFMAVWFTLVYAPIAHMVWSGNGGLMWDWGVLDFAGGTVVHINAGIAGLVACLVLGKRKGFPTTPMAPHNLGYTLMGAAMLWVGWFGFNAGSAIAANGTAGMAMLVTQIATAAAALGWMFAEWITHGKPSALGIASGVVAGLVAITPAAGTVGPMGALVIGLAAGVVCFFCATTLKRKLGYDDSLDAFGVHGIGGILGAILTGVFAAPALGGFGTVTDIGAQVWIQFKGVGFTVIYTAIVTFIILKVLDAVMGLRVSEEEEAVGLDLAQHNERGYNL
- the dapF gene encoding diaminopimelate epimerase; its protein translation is MLLRFTKMHGLGNDFMVLDLVSQHAHILPKHAKQWGDRHTGVGFDQLLIVEAPNNPDVDFRYRIFNADGSEVEQCGNGARCFARFVLDKRLTAKRQIRVETKSGIIELDVRSDGQIGVNMGAPRLVPAEIPFQAPAQALSYPLEVDGNTMELAAVSMGNPHAVLRVADINSAPVHELGPKIEHHPRFPARVNVGFLQVIDRHRAQLRVWERGAGETQACGTGACAAAVAAISQGWMDSPLLIDLPGGRLSIEWAGPGQPVMMTGPAVRVYEGQVRL
- a CDS encoding secondary thiamine-phosphate synthase enzyme YjbQ, which codes for MWQQTLITLRARPRGFHLVTDELLAGLPELQACRVGLLHLWLQHTSASLTINENADPAVRRDFERFFNRLIPQGTADYEHNDEGLDDLPAHFKASVLGCQLSLPVTAGRLALGTWQGVYLGEHRDHGGARKVLATLYGEGA
- the rnk gene encoding nucleoside diphosphate kinase regulator gives rise to the protein MTAPSITLTRLDVQRLERLIDSLDETLPGVIALQTELDRAENVVGHEEVPVDVVTMNSRVHCREESSGKDYHLTLVYPQDANADEGRISILAPVGSALLGLKVGQHIDWPAPGGKTLKLTLLAVEYQPEAGGDFHL
- a CDS encoding DUF484 family protein, with product MTDQPQVPAPQPDESPSLPEAAAVAAYLEAYPDFFVEHEELLATMRIPHRRGDTVSLVEHQMKILRERNIEMRHRLSHLMDVARDNDRLFDKTRRLILALMDASTLEDLVMSVEDSLRQDFQVPFVSLILFGDNTMPVGRWVTHAEAQTAIGGLLTEDKSVSGSLREHELDFLFGEEQRKQIGSTAVVAIAHQGVHGVLAIASRDPQHYKSSVGTLFLSYIAEVTGRVLPRVAGSLRSVR
- the cyaY gene encoding iron donor protein CyaY encodes the protein MSLTEARFHDLVDATQQTLEDVFDESELDIDLESSAGVLTVKFENGSQLIFSRQEPLRQLWLAAVSGGFHFDYDEESERWMCDKSEEQLGEMLERIVKQQADVELDFEGL